From Gemmatimonadota bacterium, a single genomic window includes:
- the mazG gene encoding nucleoside triphosphate pyrophosphohydrolase: MTPFEELVDIMAKLRSKGGCPWDREQTHQTLRPYLIEEAYEVLDALDNGEDGDFRDELGDLLLQVVFHAQIATEEQRFDIHDVARAINNKLVRRHPHVFGDIRADTADEVLTNWEKIKQEEKGNEGPGSVLDGLPAGMPALLRAYRIQEKVARVNFDWDDVKAVLEKVGEEIGEVRRALEHGDRSKIEEEMGDLLFSLVNLSRHLNVPPEDALRRSNDKFIRRFRYIEAALELKGESLEKATFEELDALWDEAKQRESDGDAG; encoded by the coding sequence ATGACCCCCTTCGAAGAACTCGTGGACATCATGGCGAAACTCCGGTCGAAGGGAGGCTGTCCCTGGGACCGGGAACAGACCCACCAGACCCTGCGGCCGTACCTTATCGAGGAGGCCTACGAGGTGCTGGACGCGCTGGACAACGGCGAGGACGGCGACTTCCGGGACGAACTGGGTGACCTGCTACTCCAGGTGGTCTTCCACGCGCAAATCGCTACCGAGGAGCAGCGGTTCGACATCCACGATGTGGCCCGGGCGATCAACAACAAGCTCGTCCGGCGCCATCCCCACGTTTTCGGGGACATCCGGGCGGACACGGCCGACGAGGTGCTGACCAACTGGGAGAAGATCAAACAGGAGGAGAAGGGGAACGAAGGACCCGGGTCGGTACTCGACGGCCTCCCGGCGGGCATGCCGGCCTTGCTCCGCGCCTACCGCATCCAGGAGAAGGTCGCCCGGGTCAACTTCGACTGGGACGACGTTAAAGCGGTGCTCGAAAAGGTCGGCGAGGAAATCGGCGAGGTGCGACGCGCCCTGGAGCACGGGGACCGGTCGAAGATCGAGGAGGAGATGGGCGACCTGCTGTTCTCCCTGGTGAACCTTTCCCGCCACCTCAACGTGCCGCCGGAGGATGCCCTGAGAAGGAGCAACGACAAGTTCATCCGCCGTTTCCGGTATATCGAGGCCGCCCTCGAACTCAAAGGAGAAAGCCTGGAAAAGGCCACCTTCGAGGAACTGGACGCCCTGTGGGACGAGGCCAAGCAAAGGGAGTCGGATGGCGACGCCGGATGA
- a CDS encoding altronate dehydrogenase: MATPDESVLQFGSGRFLRAFADLFIHEARQAGQDIGRIVVVQSTGTGRAQLFNEQHGRYRIRVRGIRDGKRIDETVEVESVSRALSAAEDWEAVLAAGRDPSTEYILSNTSETGYDVPESERLDGESPVSFPGKLLTVLHARYEYGGAPVTVIPCELIDGNAGALRGLVRDLGRQRRLGDGFLGWLEEGVTWLHTLVDRITIEPPPGFPNPHGDGLLALTEPFAFWALEDRPGAAPFIEHPAITRTPDVRPYALRKVRVLNGAHTALVCRAMPLGIRTVREAVDHGDTGPWLRELMLEEIVPALPDEVEDARSFAEDCIERFRNPFLGHRLESIAVDHEIKVKMRLVPSYEAYVEKFKRKPTLLSALLT, encoded by the coding sequence ATGGCGACGCCGGATGAATCGGTGCTCCAGTTCGGCAGCGGCCGGTTTCTCCGCGCCTTCGCCGACCTCTTCATCCACGAGGCCAGGCAGGCCGGGCAGGACATCGGCCGGATCGTCGTGGTCCAGTCCACGGGCACCGGGCGGGCGCAGTTGTTCAACGAGCAGCACGGTCGTTACCGGATCCGGGTGCGGGGGATCCGTGACGGAAAACGGATCGACGAAACCGTCGAGGTGGAGAGCGTCTCGAGGGCTTTGAGTGCCGCGGAGGACTGGGAAGCCGTCCTGGCCGCGGGGCGCGACCCGTCCACGGAGTATATCCTATCCAACACCTCGGAGACCGGATACGACGTGCCGGAATCGGAACGGCTGGACGGCGAGTCGCCGGTTTCTTTCCCCGGAAAGCTGCTCACCGTACTCCATGCGCGGTATGAATACGGCGGCGCACCGGTGACCGTCATCCCCTGCGAACTGATCGACGGCAACGCAGGGGCGTTACGCGGGCTGGTCCGCGACCTGGGCCGGCAACGGCGTCTGGGCGACGGCTTCCTGGGCTGGCTGGAAGAAGGCGTGACCTGGCTGCATACGCTCGTGGACCGGATCACTATCGAACCGCCGCCGGGTTTTCCCAATCCCCACGGCGACGGGCTGCTGGCGCTGACCGAACCCTTCGCCTTCTGGGCCCTGGAGGACCGGCCGGGCGCCGCGCCGTTCATCGAGCATCCGGCCATTACACGCACACCGGACGTCCGTCCCTACGCGCTGCGCAAGGTGCGGGTGCTCAACGGCGCCCACACGGCGCTGGTCTGCCGGGCCATGCCCCTGGGCATCCGGACCGTCAGGGAGGCGGTCGACCATGGGGACACGGGTCCCTGGCTGCGGGAACTGATGCTGGAGGAAATCGTGCCGGCCCTGCCGGACGAGGTGGAAGACGCCCGGTCCTTCGCCGAGGATTGCATCGAACGGTTCCGGAATCCATTCCTGGGCCACCGACTCGAATCCATCGCGGTGGACCATGAAATCAAGGTGAAGATGCGCCTGGTACCCTCTTACGAAGCATACGTCGAGAAGTTTAAGCGCAAGCCGACCCTGCTGTCCGCCCTGCTCACGTGA
- a CDS encoding zinc-binding alcohol dehydrogenase family protein, whose translation MPTIVLEKPGRFVLEDTPEPTPPGPGEVLVRIRRVGICGTDLHAFEGTQPFFDYPRILGHELGVEVIATGRDVTHIHPGDLCAVVPYMDCGNCVPCRMGKTNCCSNLDVLGVHVDGGMRDVLVLPAGKLLRSDVMSLEQLALVETLGIGAHAVDRAAIEKGETVLLIGAGPIGLSVLTFALLAGARVILLEISEKRIAFCKRRYDLFDIISDTTDVPSKLCEILGGELPTAVFDATGHAGSMMQAHDYVANGGRLVYVGITGSRISFDGPDFHRREMTLVGSRNARTVDLQRVIGHIEAGRIDTSPWITHRADPDGMLVDFPMWLDPESGVVKAVLEMV comes from the coding sequence ATGCCCACTATCGTACTCGAAAAACCGGGACGTTTCGTCCTTGAGGATACTCCCGAGCCGACGCCTCCTGGTCCCGGCGAGGTGCTTGTGCGCATACGCCGGGTTGGGATCTGCGGCACGGACCTGCACGCCTTCGAGGGTACGCAGCCCTTCTTCGACTACCCCCGTATCCTCGGGCACGAACTGGGGGTGGAGGTCATCGCGACCGGTCGGGACGTGACGCACATCCATCCCGGTGACCTGTGCGCAGTCGTTCCCTACATGGACTGCGGGAACTGTGTGCCCTGCCGCATGGGCAAGACGAACTGCTGCTCGAACCTCGACGTCCTGGGCGTACACGTGGACGGCGGCATGCGGGACGTCCTCGTGCTCCCGGCCGGGAAGCTGCTGCGTTCCGATGTCATGTCCCTCGAGCAGCTGGCCCTTGTGGAGACCCTGGGCATCGGCGCCCACGCCGTGGACCGCGCCGCGATCGAAAAGGGCGAAACGGTCCTGCTCATCGGCGCCGGACCCATCGGTCTGTCCGTGCTGACCTTCGCCCTCCTGGCCGGCGCGCGTGTGATTTTGCTGGAGATCAGCGAGAAACGCATCGCATTCTGCAAGCGTCGTTACGACCTTTTCGATATCATTTCCGACACCACGGACGTGCCGTCGAAGCTGTGCGAAATACTGGGCGGCGAACTACCTACAGCGGTATTCGACGCCACCGGCCACGCTGGATCCATGATGCAGGCCCACGACTACGTCGCCAACGGCGGACGCCTGGTCTACGTAGGCATCACCGGCTCGCGCATCTCCTTCGACGGACCCGACTTCCATCGGAGGGAGATGACCCTGGTCGGCAGCCGGAACGCCCGCACGGTCGACCTGCAGCGGGTCATCGGGCATATCGAGGCCGGCCGAATCGACACCTCGCCCTGGATTACGCACAGGGCCGATCCGGACGGCATGCTGGTGGATTTTCCCATGTGGCTCGACCCGGAGAGCGGGGTAGTCAAGGCCGTACTCGAAATGGTCTGA
- a CDS encoding ferritin-like domain-containing protein encodes MDKQTLIDNLNGDLAAELGAIIQFTIYAAKASGPYRPELAKFFQDEVADEQLHAQYLADKIVVLGGEPTTVPRPVKVSDSNRENLETMLEDERTIVRRYVQRRSEAEEYGDYGLMVQLEDMIRDESSHAEEVERILRDWPL; translated from the coding sequence GTGGACAAGCAGACCCTGATCGACAACCTGAACGGAGACCTGGCCGCCGAACTCGGCGCGATCATCCAGTTCACCATCTACGCGGCCAAGGCCAGCGGCCCCTATCGGCCCGAACTGGCCAAGTTCTTTCAGGACGAGGTTGCCGATGAGCAACTTCATGCGCAATACCTGGCCGACAAGATCGTGGTACTCGGCGGCGAGCCCACGACCGTTCCCCGGCCGGTCAAGGTGAGCGATTCGAACCGCGAGAACCTGGAGACCATGCTTGAGGACGAACGTACGATCGTCCGGCGGTACGTCCAACGCCGATCCGAGGCTGAGGAATACGGCGACTACGGGCTCATGGTCCAGCTGGAAGACATGATCCGGGACGAGAGCAGTCACGCCGAAGAAGTGGAACGCATACTTCGGGACTGGCCCCTGTAA
- a CDS encoding glycerophosphodiester phosphodiesterase, translated as MLRFIWKWFLRLAVAAVVILVAVLAYYSIVSRPMPEHSFTDTDQFLAIAHRGGAGLWPENTLFAFQNAVRIGADALEFDVHATSDGELVVIHDATVDRTTDGAGRVDEMSWAALRELDAGYRWTADDGASFPFRGMGLRVPSLEEVLNGLPDTRMIIELKDVSDAARVRFSEAIAQCSYPERKVIASFQSETVKYIRDNNPGIATSSTAGEVLGFWVLNTLRLGFAFVPGGETMQVPPSFQDLTLVSTRFVSGAHRHNMDVYVWTINEEAEMRRHVDHGVDGIITDYPDRLLQVLDRYPELREPENGEGEAPSP; from the coding sequence ATGCTTCGATTCATCTGGAAATGGTTCCTTCGGCTGGCCGTCGCAGCCGTGGTCATACTTGTCGCGGTCCTGGCATACTACTCGATCGTATCCCGCCCCATGCCCGAGCATTCATTCACGGATACCGACCAGTTCCTGGCCATCGCCCACCGCGGCGGCGCGGGACTGTGGCCTGAAAACACCCTGTTCGCCTTTCAGAACGCGGTCAGAATCGGTGCGGACGCACTGGAATTCGACGTGCACGCCACGAGCGACGGTGAACTGGTGGTCATTCACGATGCCACGGTCGACCGTACGACCGACGGCGCTGGCCGGGTCGACGAGATGTCCTGGGCCGCACTGCGGGAACTGGACGCGGGTTACCGGTGGACCGCGGATGACGGCGCGAGCTTTCCGTTCCGAGGCATGGGTTTGCGGGTACCATCCCTCGAGGAGGTACTGAACGGCCTCCCCGATACCCGAATGATCATCGAGCTGAAAGACGTGTCCGATGCTGCCAGGGTCCGTTTTTCCGAGGCAATCGCGCAGTGTTCGTACCCGGAACGGAAGGTCATCGCTTCATTTCAGTCCGAGACCGTCAAATACATACGAGACAACAACCCGGGCATCGCAACATCGTCCACCGCCGGCGAGGTGCTCGGCTTCTGGGTGCTGAACACCCTGAGACTCGGGTTCGCCTTTGTTCCCGGTGGAGAGACGATGCAGGTACCGCCCAGTTTTCAGGATCTGACGCTGGTAAGCACCCGGTTCGTATCGGGCGCTCACCGGCACAACATGGACGTGTATGTCTGGACGATCAACGAGGAAGCGGAGATGAGACGCCATGTCGATCACGGCGTGGACGGCATTATTACGGACTATCCGGATCGTCTCCTGCAGGTACTGGACCGGTACCCGGAATTGCGGGAACCGGAAAACGGGGAAGGAGAAGCACCGTCACCATGA
- a CDS encoding ABC transporter ATP-binding protein, with translation MSEQAILSVRDLSKTYPSGGGMLTVLRDIEFDLMPGDSLAIIGPSGSGKTTLLGLCAGLDRATTGSVSMNGIVLDDLDEDERARVRNRHVGFVFQNFQLIPTLTSLENVMVPAELRGEKAVYRRAEELLDRVGLADRTTHYPVQLSGGEQQRVAMARAFINRPALLFVDEPTGNLDADTAATVESLLFELNEESGTTLVTVTHNLDLARRTRRIVRLSGGRMVEDYLPEHSGIPEAPSLSLTPDPQS, from the coding sequence ATGAGCGAACAGGCTATTCTGTCGGTCAGGGACCTGAGTAAGACCTACCCGAGCGGCGGCGGGATGCTTACCGTTTTGCGGGATATCGAATTCGACCTGATGCCGGGCGACTCCCTGGCGATCATCGGCCCCTCCGGCAGCGGGAAAACGACGCTGCTCGGTCTCTGCGCCGGCCTGGACCGGGCGACTACGGGATCCGTCTCAATGAACGGCATCGTGCTGGACGATCTCGATGAAGATGAACGAGCCCGCGTCCGCAACCGGCACGTGGGTTTCGTCTTCCAGAATTTCCAGCTGATCCCGACCCTCACCAGTCTCGAGAATGTCATGGTCCCGGCCGAATTGCGCGGTGAAAAGGCGGTCTACCGCCGCGCGGAGGAACTCCTGGACCGCGTGGGGCTGGCGGACCGGACCACCCACTACCCGGTACAGCTGTCCGGGGGCGAACAGCAGCGGGTCGCCATGGCCAGGGCCTTCATCAACCGTCCGGCACTGCTCTTCGTGGACGAACCCACGGGCAATCTCGACGCCGATACGGCCGCTACCGTGGAAAGCCTGTTGTTTGAACTGAACGAGGAATCCGGGACGACCCTGGTCACCGTGACCCACAACCTCGACCTGGCACGCAGGACCCGCCGCATCGTCCGGTTGAGCGGGGGCCGCATGGTCGAAGACTACCTTCCCGAGCATTCCGGAATCCCGGAAGCCCCGTCCCTTTCCCTTACTCCAGATCCCCAGTCATGA
- a CDS encoding FtsX-like permease family protein, whose protein sequence is MSVPAASDKTPVRAGWLLSMAWRDSRTYRRRLLLYMSSIILGTAALVSIRTLGDSMAAAIDLEAKALLGADLDINTRTAFSDSAEVFLGNLGGEQSRQSSFVSMVSFPRTGSSRLSNVRALEGAFPYYGVLETVPPAAAQAFRTDGTALVDDNLMIQHGVEVGDSIRVGMRTLEISGRLVSIPGETAAMSTIGPRVYIPMSELESTGLIQPGSRVTYRALFRFDDGVDADELAATYGADTAAKWGWDWDTVRDRQAGLERSLGNLYRFLNLSGFIALILGSVGVASAIHTYVRRKRGTIAVLRCLGAEGRHTFAVYVIQAVAIGVIGSAIGAVVGYLVLGVLPVLIQDFVPFELVVGFTWLPLLQGMGLGLLMALLFALLPLLAIRDISPLLTLRSSVETPRRANTDPRRILLIAVLVAGVVLFGITQTRVWLQGVGFAGGLICAFLLLTLVARSLIKLARRIVPATWPYVWRQGLANLFRPDNQTVTMVVALGLGAFLITTLYLLQYSLVGHITQVGGDRQSNLVLFDIQPGQREDILESMRRNELPVMQQTPVVSMRLAGLKGRTVAEVMADSTERVPRWALRREYRSTYRSHLEDAETLLQGSLQPRAETGKDSVFVSIEKGIADRLGLGIGDEIVFDVQGVPVPTTVGSVRAVDWQRMQPNFFVVFPEGVLEEAPQFHVIVTRIDDPQVSASFQRETVSRFPNVSLIDLSLILNTLNDILGKVSLIVRFMALFSVFTGVIVLVGVVTNSRYQRMQESVLLKTLGGSRNQILKIMTIEYLFLGAIGALTGVVLAFAATWILAVFVFNISYVPAYIPVLAVVGGIALITILVGMAASAGIYRQSPLEVLRAEI, encoded by the coding sequence ATGAGCGTTCCTGCCGCATCCGATAAGACGCCGGTACGGGCAGGCTGGCTGCTCAGCATGGCCTGGCGGGACAGCCGGACCTACAGGCGCCGCCTGCTCCTGTACATGTCTTCCATCATCCTGGGCACCGCCGCGCTGGTGTCCATACGTACCCTGGGCGACAGCATGGCGGCCGCAATCGACCTGGAGGCCAAGGCCCTGCTCGGCGCCGACCTCGACATCAACACCCGGACGGCCTTCTCTGATTCGGCCGAAGTCTTTCTCGGAAACCTGGGCGGCGAGCAGTCGCGCCAGTCCAGTTTCGTCTCCATGGTCTCCTTCCCGCGGACGGGTTCGTCACGCCTCTCCAACGTCAGGGCGCTCGAGGGCGCGTTCCCCTACTACGGCGTGCTGGAAACGGTCCCTCCCGCCGCCGCACAGGCGTTCAGAACGGACGGCACGGCCCTCGTGGACGACAACCTGATGATCCAGCACGGCGTGGAGGTCGGCGACTCGATCCGCGTCGGGATGCGCACACTCGAGATCTCCGGCCGCCTGGTCAGCATACCCGGCGAAACCGCGGCCATGAGCACGATCGGCCCCCGGGTCTACATCCCCATGTCGGAACTCGAATCCACGGGATTGATCCAGCCCGGCAGCCGCGTGACCTACCGGGCCCTGTTCCGGTTCGACGACGGTGTGGATGCGGACGAACTCGCGGCAACCTATGGCGCGGACACCGCGGCCAAGTGGGGGTGGGACTGGGACACCGTCAGGGACCGCCAGGCGGGCCTGGAACGGTCCCTGGGCAATCTCTACCGGTTTCTCAACCTGAGCGGTTTCATCGCCCTGATCCTCGGCAGCGTAGGGGTCGCCAGTGCCATTCACACCTATGTGCGGCGGAAACGGGGCACCATAGCCGTACTGCGCTGCCTGGGTGCGGAGGGGCGGCATACCTTCGCAGTGTACGTCATCCAGGCCGTGGCCATCGGCGTGATCGGTTCCGCCATCGGCGCGGTCGTGGGTTATCTCGTCCTTGGCGTATTGCCCGTGCTGATCCAGGACTTCGTTCCCTTCGAACTGGTGGTGGGGTTTACCTGGCTTCCGCTGCTTCAGGGCATGGGGCTCGGGCTGCTCATGGCGTTGTTGTTCGCCCTCCTGCCGCTTCTCGCGATCCGGGACATTTCTCCCCTGCTCACGCTGCGCTCCTCCGTTGAAACACCGCGGCGCGCCAACACGGACCCGCGGCGCATCCTGCTGATCGCCGTGCTCGTGGCCGGCGTCGTGCTCTTCGGCATCACCCAGACCAGGGTATGGCTGCAGGGCGTGGGATTCGCGGGGGGACTGATCTGCGCCTTCCTGCTGCTGACCCTGGTCGCACGGAGCCTGATCAAGCTGGCCCGGCGCATCGTGCCGGCTACGTGGCCCTATGTCTGGCGGCAGGGCCTGGCCAATCTCTTCCGCCCGGACAACCAGACTGTCACCATGGTCGTCGCCCTCGGGCTGGGCGCCTTCCTGATCACGACGCTGTACCTCCTGCAGTACTCCCTCGTGGGACACATTACCCAGGTCGGCGGAGACCGGCAGTCGAACCTGGTGCTCTTCGACATACAACCCGGCCAGCGGGAGGATATCCTGGAATCAATGCGCCGCAACGAGCTGCCGGTCATGCAGCAGACGCCGGTGGTAAGCATGCGGCTGGCGGGCCTGAAGGGGCGGACGGTCGCGGAGGTGATGGCGGATTCGACGGAAAGGGTTCCGCGCTGGGCGCTGCGCCGTGAATACCGTTCGACCTACCGGAGCCACCTGGAAGACGCGGAAACACTCCTGCAAGGGTCTTTGCAGCCCCGCGCCGAGACCGGGAAGGATTCCGTATTCGTATCCATAGAAAAGGGCATCGCCGACCGCCTGGGGCTGGGGATCGGCGACGAGATCGTGTTCGACGTGCAGGGCGTGCCGGTGCCTACCACCGTGGGGAGCGTGAGGGCGGTAGACTGGCAGCGGATGCAGCCCAACTTCTTCGTGGTCTTCCCGGAAGGCGTCCTGGAAGAGGCGCCCCAGTTTCACGTGATCGTGACCCGTATCGATGATCCGCAGGTCTCGGCAAGCTTTCAGCGAGAAACGGTCAGCCGGTTTCCCAACGTTTCATTGATCGACCTGAGCCTTATCCTGAACACCCTCAACGACATACTCGGCAAGGTCTCCCTCATCGTCCGTTTCATGGCGCTGTTCAGCGTATTCACCGGCGTCATCGTCCTGGTGGGCGTCGTGACCAACAGTCGCTACCAGCGAATGCAGGAAAGCGTGCTGCTGAAGACCCTCGGCGGCTCCCGGAACCAGATTCTGAAGATCATGACGATCGAGTACCTGTTCCTGGGCGCGATCGGCGCATTGACGGGGGTCGTGCTGGCCTTTGCCGCCACGTGGATCCTGGCCGTCTTCGTCTTCAACATCTCCTACGTACCGGCCTACATCCCCGTGCTGGCCGTGGTCGGCGGGATCGCGTTGATCACCATCCTGGTGGGCATGGCCGCCAGCGCCGGCATCTACCGCCAGTCCCCGCTGGAAGTGCTCCGGGCGGAAATCTGA
- a CDS encoding arylesterase, which produces MLKRRSTLLLPVILLLPVIWLLPVAAADSGQDAANTDSWQDTADSGQDAPGEGAPMTVLFYGNSLTAGFGVDPDKAFPQRVQDKIDGLGWPFKVINGGVGGETTAGGLSRIDWVLQNRPDVFILELGGNDGLRGVDPGVTRRNLRAIIRRVRERYPATKIILAGMQAPPNMGQRFVTEFREIYPALAESERVSLIPFILEGVGGIPELNLPDGIHPTAEGHAIMAELVWKVLEPVLKELLP; this is translated from the coding sequence ATGCTTAAACGACGGTCCACCTTGCTACTCCCCGTGATCTTGCTACTCCCCGTAATCTGGTTGCTCCCCGTCGCAGCGGCGGACAGCGGGCAGGACGCGGCGAACACGGACAGTTGGCAGGACACGGCGGACAGCGGGCAGGACGCCCCGGGCGAAGGAGCGCCGATGACCGTGCTGTTCTACGGCAACAGCCTTACGGCGGGGTTTGGGGTCGATCCCGACAAGGCCTTTCCGCAACGCGTGCAGGATAAGATCGACGGACTCGGCTGGCCGTTCAAGGTGATCAACGGCGGCGTGGGCGGGGAGACCACGGCGGGCGGCCTGAGCCGTATCGACTGGGTGCTGCAGAACCGTCCGGACGTGTTCATCCTCGAACTCGGCGGGAACGACGGACTACGGGGTGTCGATCCCGGCGTCACCCGCCGGAACCTGCGGGCCATCATCCGGCGCGTCCGGGAGCGGTATCCGGCGACGAAGATCATTCTCGCTGGCATGCAGGCGCCGCCCAATATGGGGCAGCGCTTCGTCACTGAATTCAGGGAGATCTACCCGGCGCTGGCGGAATCGGAGCGTGTCTCGCTGATCCCCTTCATTCTCGAGGGTGTTGGCGGCATACCGGAACTGAATCTGCCGGATGGCATCCATCCGACCGCGGAAGGGCACGCGATCATGGCCGAGCTGGTCTGGAAGGTGCTCGAGCCGGTTCTGAAGGAACTTCTGCCCTGA
- a CDS encoding YdcF family protein, with amino-acid sequence MRSKPAFRHLPVWTRVITALAMTGLFAALLNDFAITRNASARLYYLAEETPECQVGLVLGTSKYAEGHVNQYYRARIEAAAELFHAGRVRAILVSGDASTQYYDETTTMQRDLVELGVPEDFIMLDYAGVRTLDSVFRAKKVFGLDRVIVVSQQFHCERALYLADAVDLAATGFCAEDTPYTQSLLVRSRETLARAMAFVDLNIFGTQPRSLEQDERAKRASR; translated from the coding sequence ATGCGAAGCAAACCTGCATTTCGCCATCTGCCGGTATGGACCCGGGTCATTACGGCACTCGCCATGACCGGTCTCTTCGCAGCCCTGCTGAACGACTTCGCCATTACCCGCAATGCATCTGCCCGTCTGTACTACCTGGCCGAGGAAACGCCCGAGTGCCAGGTGGGACTCGTACTGGGCACTTCCAAGTACGCCGAGGGGCACGTCAACCAGTACTATCGCGCACGCATCGAGGCTGCCGCCGAATTGTTTCACGCCGGCCGGGTAAGGGCCATTCTCGTCAGTGGGGACGCTTCCACACAATACTACGACGAGACGACGACGATGCAGCGGGACCTGGTCGAACTGGGGGTACCTGAAGACTTCATCATGCTCGACTATGCCGGCGTGCGGACCCTGGACTCCGTCTTTCGGGCGAAGAAAGTATTCGGACTCGACCGCGTCATCGTCGTTTCTCAGCAGTTTCACTGCGAACGGGCACTTTACCTCGCGGATGCCGTCGATCTCGCAGCGACGGGATTCTGCGCCGAAGACACCCCTTATACCCAGTCTTTGCTGGTTCGCAGTCGCGAAACGCTGGCCCGGGCGATGGCTTTTGTCGACCTGAACATCTTCGGCACTCAGCCGCGTTCCCTGGAGCAGGACGAACGGGCCAAACGGGCCAGTCGATGA